Proteins from a genomic interval of Plasmodium reichenowi strain SY57 chromosome 11, whole genome shotgun sequence:
- a CDS encoding hypothetical protein (conserved Plasmodium protein, unknown function), giving the protein MDKDTEFEFTKIENINLDSYEIPKYFEEILSEFIAKLIQHKPENVYLFSINYFEEKLNSSK; this is encoded by the coding sequence ATGGATAAGGACACAGAATTTGAATTTACaaaaattgaaaatattaatttggATTCATATGAAATACCCAAATATTTTGAAGAAATTTTGTCAGAATTTATTGCAAAATTGATACAACACAAACCAGAAAATGTATATCTTTTTTCcataaattattttgaaGAAAAATTGAACAGCTCcaaatga
- a CDS encoding phenylalanyl-tRNA synthetase beta chain, putative produces MPTISVYEDDLFEKLGEEIIEEKLLDVCFDFGLEVDDIEYKNDKKIYKIEVPANRYDLICVEGLCRALKNFMCKFDDIKYDISMNNYDICIKGNQYIKVDGSVDDRRGYVVCCVLKNMNINDSVYNNIIEIQEKLHHNLGKKRSVLAIGIHDYDKIKFPLKYKFENKEKINFIPLNEKINLNGMNLMDFYSKNLNLKPYLRIIKDFDKYPIIVDSSEQILSLPPIINCDHTKISLNTKNVFIECTAIDRNKAQIALNILCSMLSEYCVPKYSIQSFVVIYENKDFSDDKNIKKKETEFLYPIFENKSLTCNIDYVRKLSGISHITVHEVNNLLKRMMLSCDIMDNNTFKVTIPFYRSDIMHCCDIIEDIAIAYGYGNIKYEPPQICKKHSLNNCSELFRNVLVECGYTEVMTNALLSRDENYNCMLRTHKSYDDPNINLDEYNPLAAPIQIKNSKTSEYEIIRTSLIVNLLKFVSANKHRELPLRFFEIGDVSYATYNQTDTNAVNKKYLSIIFSDKFTAGLEELHGVLEAILKEYQLFSDYKIEEKKKENISIRSDVYYKLIPKEDPSFLNERIVDIVLFPHNLKFGVLGIIHPKVLENFSLDIPVSAIEINVETLLNVLMM; encoded by the exons atgcCTACCATATCAGTGTATGAAGATGATTTATTCGAAAAGCTGGGAGAGGAAATTATAGAAGAGAAATTATTGGATGTTTGTTTTGATTTTGGTCTTGAGGTTGATGATATTGAATATAAGAAtgataagaaaatatataaaatcgAAGTTCCAGCTAATAGATATGATCTAATATGTGTAGAAGGATTATGTCGTGctttaaaaaatttcatGTGTAAAtttgatgatataaaatatgatatatcaatgaataattatgatatatgtataaaaggaaatcaatatattaaagTGGATGGATCTGTTGATGATAGAAGAGGTTATGTTGTTTGTTGTGTTTTAAagaatatgaatataaatgatagtgtatataataatattatagaaATACAAGAAAAGTTACATCATAATTTAGGAAAAAAGAGAAGTGTATTAGCTATAGGTATTCATgattatgataaaattaaattccctttaaaatataaatttgaaaataaagaaaaaatcaATTTTATACcattaaatgaaaaaataaatttgaATGGTATGAATTTAATGGATTTTTATAGTAAAAATCTAAATTTAAAACCTTATTTAAGAATTATTAAAGATTTTGATAAATATCCAATAATTGTAGATTCCAGTGAACAAATATTATCTTTACCACCTATTATTAATTGTGATCATACAAAAATTAGTTTGAATacaaaaaatgtttttattgAATGTACAGCTATTGATAGAAATAAAGCTCAGATAGCActaaatattttatgttcTATGTTATCTGAATATTGTGTTCCTAAATATTCTATACAATCATTTGTGGTTATTTATGAGAATAAAGATTTTagtgatgataaaaatataaaaaaaaaagaaactgaatttttatatcctatatttgaaaataaaTCGTTAACTTGTAATATTGATTATGTTAGGAAATTATCAGGAATTTCACATATAACCGTTCATGAagttaataatttattaaagaGAATGATGTTATCATGTGATATTATggataataatacatttaaGGTTACTATACCATTTTATAGATCAGATATTATGCACTGTTGTGATATAATAGAAGATATAGCTATAGCTTATGGATAtggaaatattaaatatgaaCCACCTCAGATATGTAAAAAGCATTCATTAAACAATTGTTCTGAATTATTTAGAAATGTGTTAGTAGAATGTGGATATACTGAAGTTATGACAAATGCTTTATTGTCACGAgatgaaaattataattgtATGCTTAGAACACATAAATCATATGATGATCCAAATATAAATCTTGATGAATATAATCCATTAGCTGCTCCTATTCAAATAAAGAATTCCAAAACGTCTgaatatgaaataataagaaCATCATTAATTGTAAATTTGTTAAAATTTGTTTCTGCTAATAAACATAGAGAATTACCATTGCGCTTTTTTGAAATAGGAGATGTATCTTATGCAACATATAATCAAACAGATACTAATGCAGTCAATAAAAAGTATCTAtccataattttttctGATAAATTTACAGCTGGTTTGGAAGAATTGCATGGTGTCTTGGAAGctattttaaaagaatatcAATTATTTAGTGATTATAAAATtgaggaaaaaaaaaaagaaaatatatctatacGATCTGATGTGTATTATAAATTGATTCCAAAGGAGG atCCTTCCTTTTTGAATGAACGTATAGTTGATATTGTTTTGTTTCCTCACAATTTGAAGTTTGGTGTTTTAGGTATTATTCATCCGAAGGTTTTGGAAAACTTTTCCCTAGATATTCCTG TGTCTGCCATCGAAATAAATGTGGAAACTTTACTTAACGTTTTAATGATGTAA
- a CDS encoding syntaxin, Qa-SNARE family: MSYSNKKKEYKKFSNKNVMSFEFNSDIQNDIGVIKSYTSRISRINDDEPYSIESSEKVQEIVQEGKLKIQEIQKKLKNYRNITENVPQHEKVRVKLMLQRLSNSYLEAVNNFQKASKNYINKTIMNDLSTKNYNVEENMEYDSLNNFSRKSNSNYDTNIDKYNVNIYDYNFYENNYETSYSKYNNSTEFQSVDSTVEEKTNKKKKKYKNNIFTGDKKNEVHEYLLENNNYEQENNNYGQEKQFVSINTVDIENEILTQKNKEIKKLHKDIINIQELYKELFEQINIQGENIDNIDSQMVNTHDNIMMSGREIEIARNRYFSSLRCTIYLLFLILILVIIILVVFRII; the protein is encoded by the exons atgtcatattctaataaaaagaaagaatataaaaaatttagtaataaaaatgttatgAGTTTTGAATTTAATTCTGACATTCAAAATGATATTGGGGTTATTAAATCTTATACCTCAAGGATTTCTAGAATT aatGATGATGAACCGTACTCCATTGAAAGTTCAGAAAAAGT aCAAGAGATAGTTCAGGAGGgtaaattaaaaatacaagaaatacaaaaaaagTTGAAGaattatagaaatattaCTGAAAATGTACCTCAACATGAGAAg GTACGAGTGAAATTGATGTTACAAAGGTTATCTAATTCCTATTTAGAAGCTGTGAATAATTTTCAAAAGGCTTCaaagaattatattaataaaaccATAATGAATGATTTGTCAActaaaaattataatgtaGAAGAGAATATGGAATATGattctttaaataatttttctcGTAAGAGCAATTCTAATTATGATACcaatatagataaatataatgtgaatatatatgattataatttttatgaaaataattatgaaacGTCTTAtagtaaatataataatagtacGGAATTCCAGAGTGTTGATAGTACTGtagaagaaaaaacaaataaaaagaaaaaaaaatataaaaacaatatatttactggagataagaaaaatgaaGTACATGAATATCttttagaaaataataattatgagcaggaaaataataattatggTCAAGAGAAACAATTTGTTTCTATAAATACTGTGGatatagaaaatgaaatattaactcagaaaaataaagaaattaaaaaattacataaagatataataaatatacaagaattatataaagaattatttgaacaaataaatattcaaGGAGAAAATATTGATAACATCGATTCACAAATGGTTAATACacatgataatataatgatgTCTGGACGTGAAATCGAAATAGCACGAAATAGATATTTTAGTAGTTTGAGATGCACTATATATCTCTTATTTctaattttaattttagtcatcattattttggTAGTATttagaattatataa
- a CDS encoding chromatin remodeling protein: MFRNVRDYFKSSNDVNEEEKNDVGSVNMDENTENYDKESNDFIQRDFNNGINNEDKDYEELDLKKLNVSSNDITKEGNNMNENMINRKLSSSVEEGNDNNHDKNVHRNIGNDTHVSYDDKRKTYLDNNEENSEQMNDNVKKRKLNEISYDNNEEDEFRNKKDDSMEMNDKEKGSTNMSTINDNNNNDYNNNDDNNNNDDNNNNDDNNNNDDNNNNDDNNNDDNNNNNSEEKPNYLQEKLEQLLAQTKRYTEKLAGQRLKMNAQIKTSKKGRCLLTEKEEDFMLLKDANEEDEAIILKQPININGTMKPYQLEGLNWLYQLYRFKINGILADEMGLGKTLQTISLLCYLRFNKNIKKKSIIICPRSTLDNWYEEIKKWCTPMKAFKYYGNKDQRKELNRNLLHSDFDVLLTTYEIVIKDKSALYDIDWFFLVIDEAHRIKNEKSVLSSSVRFLRSENRLLITGTPLHNNLKELWSLLNFLMPKIFDNSEEFDNLFNISKISTNDNKQSEIITQLHTILKPFMLRRLKVEVEQSLPPKREIYIFVGMSKLQKKLYSDILSKNIDVLNAMTGSKNQMLNILMQLRKCCNHPYLFDGIEEPPYIEGNHLIETSGKMSLLDKLLPRLKKENSRVLLFSQMTRLLDIIDDYCRWKNYPYLRIDGSTPGDERQVRINQFNEPNSKYFIFLLSTRAGGIGINLTTADIVILFDSDYNPQMDIQAMDRAHRIGQKKRVIVYRFVTQNSVEEKIVERAAKKLKLDSLIIQKGKLNLNSAKENNKQELHDILNFGAPEVYKTQDISSISDEDIDIILADAEKRTIEIEKKLKNLENIFDLTNISLDGGLNMYNDLEKEASEESTDEEDSSGSGEEAILEGSGNDIVEENGVKKKKKKKKNINKIRRTIKKFLKNNKKNMTFLDLGERKSKWKVMNTACGRTNKKKMVLHGWRAEARGGHDFQFFNVEKLDELEKIEDKWNNYMINQEKINVLIEAQNEEKDYEKIVTFNEFLDKHAKNIYQIITLINPTLFDEHKDTKEEELSKMGTHSDVNSNDKDYKRSSFMSTDYNMKTTYLNSIHSSNNNNNNNYINDHVGTSINSIDDQQYFKKKILSLFESGKKLQMIKFKDKNIKNCYTQVTNFIKKNFPEKINNNDNNNKSTTLKNKKLKKGKQTKNVNVEKDIASVDIEKIKLQKQELMKQGFAKWNKAEFNKLMSGLIIYGTNEVEYIYEKYFSNSKKSMDDIKAYLTVFFRKYDQIKGGVRLFDKIKRSDLQKKIIEEENDMITEFVEKQLSEGVDSIEKLQLPSNLRYDFMEKREVLNITEEVKTENEANVLSNEELAYYDRENKILLWLLYQQGVVQIKNIHILAPYYWPEAYNFFKYAMTPFENVEYRCRLIVDAIAELHAKKENIPLNNKDKRKI; the protein is encoded by the exons ATGTTTAGAAATGTTCGAGACTATTTCAAAAGTAGTAATGATGTAAACGAGGAAGAGAAAAACGACGTGGGAAGTGTTAATATGGATGAGAATACTGAGAATTATGATAAAGAATCTAATGATTTTATTCAGAGAGATTTTAATAATggtataaataatgaagataagGATTATGAGGAATTAGATTTAAAAAAGTTAAATGTTAGTTCTAATGATATTACAAAAGAAggtaataatatgaatgagAATATGATTAATAGAAAATTGAGTTCAAGTGTAGAAGAAggtaatgataataatcATGATAAGAATGTTCATAGGAATATTGGTAATGATACACATGTTTCCTATGATGATAAGAGAAAAACTTATTTggataataatgaagagAATTCTGAACAAATGAATGATAATGTGAAGAAAAGgaaattaaatgaaatatcatatgataataatgaagaagatgAATTTAGGAATAAAAAGGATGATTCTATGGAAATGaatgataaagaaaagGGTTCAACTAATATGAGTACtattaatgataataataataatgattataataataatgatgataataataataatgatgataataataataatgatgataataataataatgatgataataacaataatgatgataataataatgatgataataataataataatagtgaAGAGAAACCGAATTATTTACAAGAAAAACTAGAACAATTACTTGCGCAAACCAAACGATATACAGAAAAATTAGCAGGACAAAgattaaaaatgaatgcACAAATAAAAACTAGTAAAAAAGGACGCTGTTTATTAAcagaaaaagaagaagattTTATGCTACTTAAAGATGCAAATGAAGAGGATGAAGctataattttaaaacagccaataaatattaatggTACGATGAAACCTTATCAATTAGAAGGTTTGAATTGGTTATATCAATTATATCgttttaaaataaatggTATATTGGCTGATGAAATGGGTTTAGGTAAAACATTACAAACGATTAGtttattatgttatttacgatttaataagaatataaaaaagaagagtattataatatgtcCTAGATCGACTTTAGATAATTGGTATGAAGAAATAAAGAAATGGTGCACACCAATGAAAgcttttaaatattatggAAATAAAGATCAAagaaaagaattaaatagAAATTTATTACATTCAGATTTTGATGTATTATTAACAACGTATGAAATTGTTATAAAGGATAAGAGTGCATTATATGATATCGATTGGTTTTTCTTAGTTATTGATGAAGCACATCgaattaaaaatgaaaagagTGTATTGAGTTCATCTGTACGTTTCTTGAGATCTGAAAATAGATTATTAATTACTGGTACCCCtttacataataatttaaaagaattatggtctcttttaaattttttgaTGCCTAAAATTTTTGATAACTCAGAAGAATttgataatttatttaatatatcaaaaataaGTACGAATGATAATAAGCAGAGTGAAATAATAACACAATTACATACGATATTAAAACCATTTATGCTTCGAAGATTGAAAGTCGAAGTAGAGCAATCTTTACCACCTAAAagagaaatatatatatttgttgGTATGTCTAAATTacaaaagaaattatattcGGATATATTAAGTAAAAACATTGATGTATTAAATGCTATGACAGGTAGTAAAAATCAAATgcttaatattttaatgcAGTTAAGAAAATGTTGTAACCAtccatatttatttgatgGTATTGAAGAACCACCATATATTGAAGGTAATCATTTAATTGAGACATCTGGAAAAATGTCTTTATTAGATAAATTATTACCTAgattaaaaaaagagaatTCGAGAGTATTACTTTTTTCACAAATGACAAGATTGTTAGATATTATTGATGATTATTGTAGATGGAAAAATTACCCATATTTAAGAATTGATGGATCAACACCAGGAGATGAAAGACAAGTACGTATTAATCAATTTAATGAACCTAATagtaaatattttattttcttattatctACTAGAGCTGGTGGTATTGGTATTAACTTAACGACTGCTgatattgttattttatttgacTCGGATTATAATCCACAAATGGATATACAAGCAATGGATCGGGCTCATCGTATCGGTCAGAAAAAACGAGTTATTGTGTATCGATTTGTTACACAAAACTCAGTAGAAGAGAAAATTGTAGAAAGAGCAGCAAAGAAGTTAAAATTAGATTCTTTAATCATTCAGAAAGGgaaattaaatttaaatagtgcaaaggaaaataataaacaagAATTACAcgatatattaaattttgGTGCACCTGAAGTTTATAAGACACAAGATATTTCATCAATATCTGATGAAGATATTGATATAATCTTAGCTGATGCagaaaaaagaacaatTGAAATtgaaaagaaattaaaaaatttagaaaatatttttgatttAACTAATATATCATTAGATGGTGGTTTGAATATGTATAATGATTTAGAAAAGGAGGCTTCCGAGGAATCAACAGATGAAGAAGATTCATCAGGTTCAGGGGAGGAAGCTATTTTGGAAGGTTCTGGAAATGACATTGTTGAAGAAAATGgtgtgaaaaaaaagaagaagaaaaaaaagaatattaataaaattagGAGAACtataaagaaatttttaaaaaataataagaagaaTATGACATTTTTAGATTTAGGAGAAAGAAAAAGTAAATGGAAAGTAATGAACACAGCATGTGGCagaacaaataaaaaaaaaatggtaCTTCATGGATGGAGAGCTGAAGCTAGAGGTGGGCATGATTTCcaattttttaatgtaGAGAAATTAGATgaattagaaaaaatagAAGATAAATggaataattatatgatcAATCAAGAAAAAATCAATGTACTAATAGAAGCacaaaatgaagaaaaggattatgaaaaaattgTAACCTTTAATGAATTTTTAGATAAACATgcaaaaaatatatatcagATAATTACTTTGATAAATCCAACTCTATTTGATGAGCACAAGGATACCAAAGAGGAAGAATTATCAAAAATGGGTACCCATTCGGATGTTAATTCGAATGATAAGGATTATAAAAGAAGTAGTTTTATGAGTACagattataatatgaaaacTACCTACCTAAATAGCATCCAcagtagtaataataataataataataattatattaatgatCATGTAGGAACAAGTATTAACAGTATTGATGATCAGCAATACTTCAAGAAGAAAATTTTGTCCCTTTTTGAATcaggaaaaaaattacaaatgataaaatttaaagacaaaaatataaaaaattgttataCCCAAGTAacaaattttataaagaaaaacttcccagaaaaaattaataataatgataataataataaaagtacTACTTtgaagaataaaaaattaaagaaaggaaaacaaacaaaaaatgtaaatgtAGAAAAGGATATAGCTAGTGTAgatattgaaaaaataaaattgcAAAAACAAGAATTGATGAAACAGGGTTTTGCAAAGTGGAATAAAGCtgaatttaataaattgaTGAGTGgtttaataatatatggTACTAATGAAgttgaatatatatatgaaaaatattttagtAATTCCAAAAAATCGATGGATGATATAAAAGCATATCTGACTGTATTCTTTAGAAAATACGACCAAATCAAGGGG GGTGTAAGGCTTTTtgataaaattaaaagatcAGACCtacagaaaaaaattatagaagaagaaaatgatatgATTACCGaattt GTTGAGAAACAGCTCTCAGAAGGAGTTGATAGTATAGAAAAATTACAACTACCATCAAACTTGAGGTATGATTTTATGGAAAAGAGAGAGGTTTTAAATATAACTGAAGAGGTCAAAACTGAAAATGAAGCAAATGTTTTAAGTAATGAGGAATTAGCTTATTATGATagagaaaataaaatctTGTTGTGGTTATTATATCAGCAAGGAGTAGttcaaattaaaaatatacacattttG GCCCCCTATTATTGGCCTGAGGCTTATAACTTTTTTAAGTATGCAATGACCCCATTCGAAAATGTTGAATATCGATGTAGGTTAATTGTTGATGCTATTGCAGAATTACACGCAAAGAAG GAAAACATTCccttaaataataaagataaaagaaaaatttga
- a CDS encoding hypothetical protein (conserved Plasmodium protein, unknown function) has translation IYDWKKALKRVEEGRNCCENLSRIFSEMIRIEKDYENNLRNLCSMFQIFDNESSGINNGIISLRKNIERRCEQIKEFINYMECEILNNTLNSTLINHKNVFDQIKVDGIENDRIVERTRKESLKNIENCVYAYENLIDCINIFHNSRYFHPLKRIELSTSCINKYLFAKKKEYEYKNTINNINSVELKKEKRLKSILYSLESMDHKRISCLKDNIMKYLIFFTSYIRNIQYDINSCIDVFKDINAYKEIEEYCTWHSNINRKKENEDLIFYNNIVSWPMLIDYFNELYNINKKHLDQNITLNDEMQVDYTNHNKKGYANFISTFFNVNMYKNLIQSNNIKNNRNFNNIYTNIFNEIVFFNKKENEKEDDEVEEEEENEENEDGENEDGENEDDEEDDDDEEEDDEQDDDDNIVDDYVDDDNIVDDYVEDDKFVDDGNEEGNHKIEERKNIVNLNEGDYKKEKDKNVIDTSSRVDFFENDDNVCLKDEDNKRKGEGNDFVYSKDKELGVDNFDKDHLKNEEHFMKKQDMKCDKQNKIKNNDNNKNDNNNKNDNNNKNDNNNKNDNNNKNDNNNKNDNNNKNDNNKNDNNKNDNNNNNDKSFIPSEKSESDIESDYSYKYIKNIYEKFKSVNESNGDVNGCSIVSPNINNNVKRMKIFFRYYIKNLFLGNFDKILDFHITSHFNIYRNRFLFCECLIDFIKKKRVFFVNVKSIVIFAKIILILLDYCSLHLDYWSCIYILVASENFFCELEVDDINTLLSKYPFNEKVKENSKNKKKQKKILLNNNIIYNVNGKINKNININIMNEKNSLRKDIDMSDESKKKNQKKKDTFSSSSFLICDSSENVKNSQMDPQIDIENLEDDNKYVSRDNNKSIVNIYECNKNGSKELNDRVSVCDNNHMEINEEIETYHNKLNDKQNEEKMDVTNYSIQLNNNNNNNDNNNDNNNDNNNDNNNDNNNDNCNSNIFIEKNENLCSKKKKIFLGKFLYTHTIWNNIKFWEVSILIIISEIIQEMVLLEKLRYENKELLIKNYFFFFKYFNFYNSMINFGLSICQIELLLNKIFHSFNLKNDPVSRKFFFQVIDIATNKNITLNYIKMDNKNINNEYKKYYLQYYNNFLNDDNNKNNIKKK, from the coding sequence CATATATGACTGGAAAAAGGCCCTGAAAAGAGTCGAGGAGGGAAGGAATTGTTGCGAAAACTTAAGCAGGATTTTTTCAGAAATGATAAGAATTGAAAAAgattatgaaaataatttaagGAATTTATGTAGTATGTTTCAAATATTTGATAATGAATCATCAGGTATAAATAATGGTATTATTAgtttaagaaaaaatattgaaagGAGATGTGAACAAATAAAAGAgtttataaattatatggaatgtgaaatattaaataatacattaaatagtactttaataaatcataaGAATGTTTTTGATCAGATTAAAGTTGATGGGATAGAAAATGATAGAATTGTTGAAAGGACAAGAAAAGAGAGtcttaaaaatattgagAATTGTGTTTATGCTTATGAGAATTTAATAGattgtattaatatttttcataatagTAGATATTTTCATCCTTTAAAAAGAATAGAATTATCTACTAGttgtattaataaatatttatttgcaaaaaaaaaagaatatgaatataaaaatacaattaataatataaattctgtagaattaaaaaaagaaaaaagattaaaaagtatattatACTCCTTAGAATCAATGGACCATAAAAGAATATCATGTCttaaagataatattatgaaatatttaatattctttacatcctatataagaaatatacaatatgatataaattcTTGTATTGATGTTTTTAAAGATATCAATGCATATAAAGAAATTGAAGAATATTGTACATGGCATTCTAATATTAATcgaaaaaaagaaaatgaagatctaattttttataataatattgtttCTTGGCCTATGCTAATCGATTATTTTAATGagttatataatattaataaaaagcACCTTGATCAGAATATTACTTTAAATGATGAAATGCAAGTTGATTATACTAACCATAATAAGAAGGGATACGCCAATTTTATATCGACCTTTTTTAATGTTAACATGTATAAGAATCTGATACAAAgcaataatattaaaaacaatcgcaattttaataatatatatacgaATATATTTAACGAGATTGTTTTTTTCAACAAAAAGGAGAATGAAAAGGAAGATGATGAGGTCGAAGAggaagaagaaaatgaagaaaatgaagatgGAGAAAATGAAGATGGAGAAAATGAAGATGACGAAGAAGATGATGACGACGAAGAAGAAGATGACGAACAAGATGATGATGACAATATTGTAGATGATTATGTTGATGATGACAATATTGTAGATGATTATGTTGAAGATGACAAGTTTGTAGATGATGGTAATGAAGAGGGAAACCATAAGATAGaggaaagaaaaaatattgtcAATTTGAATGAAGGTGACTATAAGAAAGAAAAggataaaaatgtaattgATACCTCAAGTAGGGTAgatttttttgaaaatgatgataatgtGTGTTTAAAGgatgaagataataaaagaaaggGGGAAGGAAATGATTTCGTTTATAGTAAGGATAAAGAGTTGGGTGTTGACAATTTTGATAAGGATCATTTGAAGAATGAAGAGCATTTTATGAAAAAGCAAGATATGAAATGTGATAAGcaaaataaaatcaaaaataacgacaacaacaaaaatgacaacaacaacaaaaatgataacaacaacaaaaatgataacaacaacaaaaatgataataacaacaaaaatgacaacaacaacaaaaatgacaacaacaacaaaaatgacaacaacaaaaatgacaacaacaaaaatgacaacaacaataataatgacaaGTCTTTTATTCCAAGTGAAAAAAGCGAAAGCGATATAGAATCAGATTATagttataaatatataaagaatatttatgaaaaatttaaaagTGTTAATGAAAGCAATGGTGATGTGAATGGTTGTTCAATTGTTTCACctaatataaataataatgtgaaaagaatgaaaatattttttcgttattatattaaaaatttatttcttggaaattttgataaaatattagattttcatataactagccattttaatatttatagaaatcgatttttattttgtgaGTGTTTAAttgattttattaaaaagaagcgagttttttttgttaatgTTAAAAGTATAGTTATATTTgcaaaaattattttaatattattagatTATTGTAGTTTGCATTTAGATTATTGGTcttgtatttatattttggTTGCTTctgaaaattttttttgtgaaTTAGAAGTAGATGACATAAATACCTTGTTGTCTAAATATCCTTTTAATGAAAAAGTAAAAGAGAATAgcaaaaacaaaaaaaaacaaaaaaaaatattattaaataataatatcatcTACAATGTCAATgggaaaataaataaaaatataaatattaatataatgaatGAAAAGAATTCTCTAAGAAAGGACATTGATATGTCTGATGAGTCTAAGAAGaaaaaccaaaaaaaaaaagatacattttcttcatcatcttttttaatatgtgATTCGAGtgaaaatgtaaaaaacAGCCAAATGGATCCTCAGATAGATATAGAGAATTTAgaagatgataataagTATGTTTCTAgagataataataaaagtatagtaaatatatatgaatgtaataaaaatggatCTAAAGAATTAAATGATAGGGTTAGTGTATGTGATAATAACCATATGgaaataaatgaagaaatagAAACTTATCATAACAAACTAAACGATAAACAGAATGAAGAAAAGATGGATGTAACAAATTATAGTATCCAActgaataataataataataataatgataataataatgataataataatgataataataatgataataataatgataataataatgataattgtaatagtaatatttttattgaaAAGAACGAAAATCTGTGTagtaagaaaaaaaaaattttcctaggtaaatttttatatacacaCACTATAtggaataatataaaattttggGAAGTTAGTATcttaattattatatcagAAATAATACAAGAAATGGTTTTATTAGAAAAACTAAGatatgaaaataaagaattgCTAATTAAAAActattttttcttttttaaatatttcaatttttataatagtATGATCAATTTCGGTTTATCAATATGTCAAattgaattattattaaataaaatttttcattCATTCAATTTAAAGAATGATCCAGTATCTAggaaattttttttccaaGTTATAGATATAGctacaaataaaaatattactttgaattatattaaaatggataataagaatataaataatgaatataaaaagtattatctacaatattataacaatttcttaaatgatgataataataagaataatataaagaagaaatag